In one Oscillospiraceae bacterium genomic region, the following are encoded:
- the rnhB gene encoding ribonuclease HII has protein sequence MADLWALERACRAGGIGLVCGADEAGAGPLAGAVYAGAVILPDGLALEGLNDSKQVSPKNRDRLFDEIREKAVAWAVAWVDEGEIDRINILNARMLAMDKAIHLLEPAPEFALIDGNRNKGITIPNATVVKGDSRSASIAAASILAKVSRDRYMEELDRRYPEYGFARHKGYPTKAHYEALRKYGPCPVHRKTFLKNV, from the coding sequence ATGGCTGATCTGTGGGCCCTGGAGCGGGCGTGCCGCGCCGGTGGGATCGGCCTGGTCTGCGGCGCGGACGAGGCGGGGGCCGGGCCCCTGGCCGGCGCGGTCTACGCCGGGGCGGTCATCCTGCCGGACGGCCTGGCCCTGGAGGGGCTCAACGACTCCAAGCAGGTGAGCCCCAAAAACCGGGACCGCCTCTTCGACGAGATCCGCGAAAAGGCGGTGGCCTGGGCGGTGGCCTGGGTGGACGAGGGGGAGATCGACCGCATCAACATCCTCAACGCCCGGATGCTGGCCATGGACAAGGCCATCCATCTGCTGGAACCGGCCCCGGAGTTCGCCCTCATTGACGGCAACCGGAATAAGGGCATTACCATCCCCAACGCCACGGTGGTCAAGGGGGACAGCCGCAGCGCCAGTATCGCGGCGGCCTCCATCCTGGCCAAGGTGAGCCGGGACCGCTACATGGAGGAGCTGGACCGGCGCTACCCGGAGTACGGCTTTGCCCGGCACAAGGGCTACCCCACCAAGGCCCACTACGAGGCGCTGCGGAAGTACGGCCCCTGCCCCGTCCACCGCAAGACCTTTTTGAAAAACGTATGA
- a CDS encoding peptidase — protein MKNSIHVFDGHCDTVLRCYEQGGGMRESGGHLDLTRAGSFGGWAQFFAIFGDEGTAPGKSLWQIFSEEYALFRRELEQNGDLAALCTTGAEAEAAWKAGKTAAFLSVEGAGLLECSLERLDEAYAMGVRAVNLTWNHPNALSGTNAADRERGLSGLGRAYVRKMQRLGMLVDVSHLSDPGFWDVAETAEKPFFASHSNARALCPHPRNLTDEMFTAIIDHGGVAGLNMYAAFLGEHPDVDTVVAHLEHFLDLGGERSVALGGDWDGCSALPEGIAGIQDLERLYERLLQRNYGAALIDAVFYQNLMRVVNEVCTM, from the coding sequence TTGAAAAATTCCATCCACGTCTTTGACGGCCACTGCGACACGGTGCTGCGCTGCTACGAGCAGGGCGGCGGTATGCGGGAGAGCGGGGGCCATCTGGATTTGACCCGGGCCGGGTCGTTCGGCGGCTGGGCGCAGTTCTTCGCCATCTTCGGGGACGAGGGCACCGCGCCGGGCAAGTCCCTCTGGCAGATTTTCAGTGAGGAGTACGCCCTTTTCCGCCGGGAGCTGGAGCAAAACGGCGATCTGGCCGCGTTGTGCACCACGGGCGCGGAGGCCGAGGCCGCCTGGAAGGCCGGAAAGACGGCGGCCTTCCTCTCCGTGGAGGGGGCCGGGCTGCTGGAGTGCAGCCTGGAGCGGCTGGACGAGGCCTACGCCATGGGGGTGCGGGCGGTGAACCTGACCTGGAACCATCCCAACGCCCTCTCGGGCACCAACGCGGCTGACCGGGAGCGCGGCCTGTCCGGGCTGGGCCGGGCGTACGTGCGCAAGATGCAGCGGCTGGGGATGCTGGTGGACGTGTCCCACCTGTCCGACCCCGGCTTCTGGGACGTGGCGGAGACGGCGGAGAAGCCCTTCTTTGCCAGCCACTCCAACGCCCGGGCCCTGTGCCCCCATCCCAGGAACTTGACCGACGAGATGTTTACTGCCATAATAGACCATGGCGGCGTGGCCGGCCTGAACATGTACGCGGCCTTTTTGGGGGAGCACCCGGACGTTGACACGGTGGTGGCCCACCTGGAGCACTTTTTGGATCTGGGCGGGGAGCGCAGCGTGGCCCTGGGCGGCGACTGGGACGGCTGCTCCGCCCTGCCGGAGGGGATCGCCGGGATACAGGATCTGGAGCGGCTGTACGAGCGGCTTTTGCAGCGAAACTACGGCGCGGCGCTGATAGACGCCGTGTTTTATCAGAATTTAATGAGGGTTGTGAACGAAGTATGTACTATGTAA
- the rplS gene encoding 50S ribosomal protein L19, which translates to MDLMQAFTEKHLKAEPPAANVGDTVRVHIRVKEGSRERIQVFEGTVIAKKHGGIEESITVRRVSYGVGVEKVFPIHAPTIEKIETVRKGKVRRAKLYYLRDRVGKSAKVKERI; encoded by the coding sequence ATGGATCTGATGCAGGCATTTACCGAAAAGCACCTGAAAGCCGAGCCCCCCGCGGCCAACGTGGGCGACACCGTCCGCGTGCACATCCGCGTCAAGGAGGGCAGCCGCGAGCGTATCCAGGTGTTCGAGGGCACCGTCATCGCCAAGAAGCACGGCGGGATCGAGGAGAGCATCACCGTGCGCCGCGTTTCCTACGGCGTCGGCGTGGAGAAGGTCTTCCCCATCCATGCTCCCACCATCGAGAAGATCGAGACCGTCCGTAAGGGCAAGGTCCGCCGCGCCAAGCTCTACTACCTGCGCGACCGCGTGGGCAAGAGCGCCAAGGTCAAGGAGCGCATCTAA
- a CDS encoding UPF0102 protein, translating into MSGGEAKLLGRWGEALAAEYLRRRGYRVVAAGYRSRFGEIDLIAEAGKYMAFIEVKLRKDDCFAPARAFVDARKQNRIRTTAELYLAARPTALQPRFDVAEIYAPQGMRTEHPQINYLENVF; encoded by the coding sequence ATGAGCGGGGGAGAGGCGAAGCTCCTGGGCCGCTGGGGGGAGGCCCTGGCGGCGGAGTACCTGCGGCGGCGCGGCTACCGGGTGGTGGCCGCGGGATACCGCTCCCGGTTCGGCGAAATCGACCTGATTGCAGAGGCCGGCAAGTACATGGCCTTTATAGAGGTAAAGCTGCGCAAGGACGACTGCTTCGCCCCGGCCCGGGCCTTCGTGGACGCCCGGAAGCAGAACCGGATCCGCACCACGGCGGAGCTCTACCTCGCGGCGCGCCCCACGGCCCTCCAGCCCCGCTTTGACGTGGCGGAGATCTACGCGCCTCAGGGGATGCGGACGGAGCATCCACAGATCAATTACCTTGAAAATGTATTTTGA
- a CDS encoding ribosome biogenesis GTPase A, with the protein MNIQWYPGHMTKTRRMIAEQLKYVDLVAEVVDARIPVSSRNPDIDELVGEKPRLIILNRADQADPAMNRAWEDWFRARGFAVMETNAKDGKGVNQFSSTVKTVLKDKIAAWQAKGQVGRPIRAMIVGVPNVGKSTFINQVAKRKSAKAGDRPGVTRGKQWVAVDAGLDLLDTPGILWPKFEDQSIGLNLAFTGAVKDEIMDVETLACHFMELLAQRYPQSLTERYKLSPAPGEPGWQLLEQAARKRGFLVSGGEVDTERMAKILLDEYRGGKLGRFTLERPQDLEAAEAREDG; encoded by the coding sequence GTGAATATCCAATGGTATCCCGGCCATATGACCAAGACGCGCCGGATGATCGCCGAGCAGCTGAAATACGTGGATTTGGTGGCCGAGGTGGTGGACGCGCGCATCCCCGTCTCCAGCCGAAACCCGGACATCGACGAGCTGGTGGGGGAGAAGCCCCGGCTCATTATCCTCAACCGGGCCGACCAGGCCGACCCGGCCATGAACCGCGCCTGGGAGGACTGGTTCCGCGCCCGGGGCTTTGCGGTGATGGAGACAAACGCAAAGGACGGAAAGGGTGTAAACCAGTTTTCCAGTACAGTGAAAACCGTGCTGAAGGACAAGATCGCCGCCTGGCAGGCCAAGGGCCAGGTGGGCAGGCCCATCCGGGCTATGATTGTAGGCGTGCCCAACGTGGGCAAATCCACCTTCATCAACCAGGTGGCCAAGCGGAAATCCGCCAAGGCGGGGGACCGGCCCGGCGTGACCCGGGGCAAGCAGTGGGTGGCCGTGGACGCGGGGCTGGACCTGCTGGACACCCCCGGCATCCTCTGGCCCAAGTTCGAGGACCAGTCCATCGGCCTGAATCTGGCCTTTACCGGGGCGGTGAAGGATGAAATTATGGACGTGGAGACCCTGGCCTGCCACTTCATGGAATTGCTGGCCCAGCGCTACCCCCAGTCCCTGACGGAGCGCTACAAGCTCTCGCCCGCGCCGGGGGAGCCGGGCTGGCAGCTGCTGGAGCAGGCGGCGCGCAAGCGCGGGTTCCTCGTCTCCGGCGGCGAGGTGGACACCGAGCGCATGGCCAAAATCCTGCTGGACGAGTATAGAGGCGGCAAGCTGGGCCGCTTTACACTGGAGCGCCCCCAGGATCTGGAGGCTGCGGAGGCCCGGGAGGATGGCTGA